A window of Kyrpidia spormannii genomic DNA:
AGTATGTCCGGATCGGGAAACGGCATGGGCAATATGGACATGGGGAATATGAATATGGGCAACATGAACGGTATGGATCACTCCAACATGAACATGGGGCCGTCTTCCACTGAATCCGCACCGGCAGCCAATGCGACGCCGAGCAACAACATGCCGGTCATGGACCATGATCAAATGATGAAAATGATGTACAACGTGTACACGGTGAACGGGAAGTCCGGATCGCTCATTCAACCCCTTGAGGTGAAAGAAGGAGAAAAGGTTCGCCTTCGATTCATTAACGCCGGATACATGACGCACCTTGTGCATCTGCAGGGACAGACCTTCCAAGTGGCAGCAACAGACGGTAACCCCATTGCAAATCCATCTCCGGTTCAAGACAAACTCTTGTCGATTGGAGCCGGTGAGCGATATGACGTGACCTTTGTAGCAGGAGCGAAAGATTTTGCGATTGATCTGCACGATCAAACCAATGGTGCAAAAACGGCCGTCATTCCCGTTCACGTCGCCGGAAACACCACGGCTCAACCGGTTGCGGATCAAGCGAATCTTCCCGTCTTGGATCTGACGACGTATGGTCAAAATACCGGCGGTTCGGTGGACGAAGGCCGATTCGACAAGTCCTACACCTTACATCTAAACTCCACCTTCCAGGGCAATGACCAAGTATACACGATCAACGGAAAAACCTGGCCGAATACGGATCTCCTTGAAGTCCGCAAGGGTGAACGGGTCAAAGTGACGCTGATTAACGACGGGAAGTCGGATCATCCGATGCATCTTCACGGGCATACCTTCCAGGTGTTGCGATACAACGGGAAGCCTGTCACCGGATCTCCCATCAACAAAGACACCCTGCTGGTTCGGCCGGGAGAGACTTATGAAATCGCTTTTACGGCCGACAACCCGGGGAACTGGGCGTTTCACTGCCACGACCTTCACCATGCTTCGGCGGGGATGATGACCCTCCTGAAGTATCAGGATTACCAGAGCAACTACCGGATCGACTTG
This region includes:
- a CDS encoding multicopper oxidase family protein, with the protein product MNRRKWWIGLVLLLIVALIPVGVYLFRGQSNVEAADKPLEPDKTWTDNEGRTVKDFTVTAKQVKWQIAPNFQVDALTYGGTVPGAKIQVTEGERVRIKLVNQLNVPISIHWHGYPVPNAMDGVTGVTQDPVAPGQSFTYDFVAKVPGTYFYHSHYNSAQQVDQGLYGVFVVLPKNEPVKYDRDYTLVLDEWMSMSGSGNGMGNMDMGNMNMGNMNGMDHSNMNMGPSSTESAPAANATPSNNMPVMDHDQMMKMMYNVYTVNGKSGSLIQPLEVKEGEKVRLRFINAGYMTHLVHLQGQTFQVAATDGNPIANPSPVQDKLLSIGAGERYDVTFVAGAKDFAIDLHDQTNGAKTAVIPVHVAGNTTAQPVADQANLPVLDLTTYGQNTGGSVDEGRFDKSYTLHLNSTFQGNDQVYTINGKTWPNTDLLEVRKGERVKVTLINDGKSDHPMHLHGHTFQVLRYNGKPVTGSPINKDTLLVRPGETYEIAFTADNPGNWAFHCHDLHHASAGMMTLLKYQDYQSNYRIDLSKVGE